One region of Oreochromis aureus strain Israel breed Guangdong linkage group 19, ZZ_aureus, whole genome shotgun sequence genomic DNA includes:
- the LOC116330591 gene encoding filamin-A-interacting protein 1-like yields the protein MRSKSSGVDTPANGVLGVPQGDQEQEVSLPVKNLKAKVQQKDGEETVEVEVISDKDKPLDSSKAGDKRQNIMDLSKEDLLTLLGIMEGEIQAREDVICMLKSKQSSPEALESQYGSAVPGSALQALQRDGIIAGTKPHNHSVYQKPMAELERLQEKHKETYRRMLGQLLLAEKCHRRTIHELDTEKRKHADYMNKSDDFTNLLEQERERLKKLLENEKAYQLRKENEHAKRLAKVREELVKLKSFALMLVNERQQHLEQIDQQSQRVQELSQQLQQREQALSEARQRAQEDGHRVLSLEAELKEKADKLKQQHEEMSAKLAGQELLNRQLNTKLSGLTNEIEELQESNRALRRSEEELHELREKISRGECDNSNLIAELENLRKRVLEMEGKDEEITKTENQCKELRKRLQEEDNKSKDLRLEVEKLQKRMMALEKLEGAFSVSKAECAQLHGALEKEKGLTKELSDEVVALKIRMKELESSEIKLEKSELSLKDDLSKLKSLTVALMEERKTLIETAKSCEEKKDDLSNMVKAEQSKVMEVTEKLIEESKKLLKLKSEMETKIETLTNEKGEITTKLAYEIDKTKDLSSKINQMKKKLDGFEQAEKLSGKNSVKCDMQRISEPISRDDNKVKELTFEIERLKNRLKQLEVVEGDLLKTEDQYDMLEKKFMSEQDKANILSQQVEEMRTQIARNKAIEKGEEESQEEDLHQRCKREEVRTRELQADVVALKEKIHELMHKEDQLSQLQVDFSVLQQRFLEEEEKARNMSTEVFHLTKELEMAKRHSRALRPSLNGRRIVDVAVTSTGVQTEASSSEPAEEDTPAGFIRKSVQEENHIMNNLRQKCLKKPAEKSGAVERSPSSGSDLGIKRSWIPWMRKKDNSPQETHLEKPLHNGESFSSELTMPQKPGQPLHIRVTPDHQNNMATLEIRSPTAGDVFSSSAPLSPNPSQPKSRITIIPTGTAPTQRRKSPAVSQGPERAKSPVTITAISRAKSPETSRTSSTNSGRPLSPVSIMTVSTAVACEASASPEPQEMTMGRAVFKVTPEKQMVPSPVRKGHGNTSIITTTDDNKIHIHLGNNITPKMVVRPVAAVTESKEMTLSTGTVLRSPRQITTTATRSTQSKVMSSITISPVTSSTSRTTQGTTGHDAQPPRSGLTRIPMSKSLKTGKAALGSLGVSGGVKLESRAESQSMRIEVKKSSVNSSTLQNGGKA from the exons ATGAGATCCAAAAGCAGTGGGGTGGATACCCCAGCCAATGGGGTActtggagttccacagggtgaCCAAGAACAGGAAGTGAGTCTGCCTGTGAAGAACCTGAAGGCCAAAGTCCAGCAGAAAGATGGTGAGGAAACAGTGGAGGTGGAAGTGATCTCTGACAAAGACAAACCGTTGGATTCCTCCAAGGCTGGAGATAAAAGACAGAACATCATGGATCTGTCTAAAGAGGATTTGCTGACACTGTTGGGAATCATGGAAGGAGAGATTCAG GCCAGAGAGGACGTTATCTGCATGCTGAAGTCCAAACAGAGTTCCCCAGAAGCCCTTGAGTCACAGTATGGCTCCGCGGTCCCTGGCTCGGCCCTCCAGGCCCTTCAGAGAGACGGCATCATCGCAGGCACCAAACCACACAACCACAGTGTCTACCAGAAACCGATGGCTGAG CTGGAGCGTCTGCAGGAGAAGCACAAGGAGACGTACCGGCGGATGCTGGGTCAGCTGCTGCTCGCAGAAAAGTGCCACCGGCGAACGATCCACGAGCTGGACACAGAGAAGAGGAAGCACGCCGACTACATGAACAAGAGCGACGACTTCACCAACCTCCTggagcaggagagagaaag ACTGAAGAAGTTGCTTGAGAACGAGAAAGCCTACCAGCTCAGAAAGGAGAACGAACACGCCAAACGTCTGGCCAAGGTGCGAGAGGAGCTGGTCAAACTGAAGTCTTTCGCCCTGATGTTGGTCAATGAGCGGCAGCAACACCTGGAACAAATAGACCAGCAGAGCCAGCGGGTCCAGGAGCTCagccagcagctgcagcagcgtgAGCAGGCTCTAAGTGAAGCCAGGCAGCGTGCTCAGGAAGATGGACACAGGGTGCTGAGCCTCGAGGCAGAGCTTAAAGAGAAAGCCGACAAGCTCAAGCAACAACACGAAGAGATGAGTGCCAAGCTAGCCGGTCAGGAGCTTCTCAATCGTCAGCTAAATACAAAACTTTCAGGCCTCACGAATGAGATTGAGGAGCTACAGGAAAGCAACAGAGCACTGAGGAGATCTGAGGAGGAACTGCATGAGCTAAGGGAGAAGATCAGCAGAGGGGAGTGTGACAACTCAAACCTGATTGCTGAATTAGAGAACTTGAGAAAACGAGTGCTGGAGATGGAAGGAAAGGATGAGGAGATTACTAAAACAGAAAATCAGTGTAAGGAGCTACGGAAGAGGCTACAAGAGGAGGACAATAAGAGTAAGGACCTCAGACTGGAAGTGGAGAAGCTCCAAAAAAGAATGATGGCGTTGGAAAAACTCGAGGGAGCATTTAGCGTTAGCAAAGCCGAGTGTGCACAGTTACATGGTGCTCTAGAAAAAGAGAAGGGGCTGACCAAAGAGCTTTCAGATGAAGTTGTAGCTCTCAAGATTCGTATGAAAGAGCTCGAGTCATCTGAGATAAAGCTGGAAAAATCTGAGCTGAGCCTTAAGGATGACCTCAGTAAGCTTAAATCACTGACCGTCGCATTAATGGAAGAACGAAAGACCCTGATAGAAACAGCAAAGTCATGTGAGGAGAAAAAGGATGATTTGAGCAACATGGTCAAAGCTGAGCAGAGTAAAGTTATGGAAGTGACAGAGAAGCTGatagaagaaagcaaaaagctcctaaaactgAAATCAGAGATGGAAACCAAAATAGAGACTTTAACGAATGAAAAGGGGGAAATTACCACTAAGTTGGCCTATGAAATTGATAAAACTAAGGACCTTAGCTCTAAAATCAACCAAATGAAAAAGAAGTTAGATGGATTTGAGCAAGCAGAAAAACTTTCTGGAAAGAATTCAGTGAAATGTGACATGCAGAGAATATCTGAGCCCATCAGCAGAGACGACAACAAAGTTAAGGAGCTGACGTTTGAAATTGAGCGCCTGAAAAACCGTCTCAAACAGCTCGAAGTGGTAGAGGGAGATCTTCTCAAGACAGAGGATCAGTACGACATGTTGGAGAAAAAGTTCATGAGTGAACAGGACAAAGCCAACATTCTGTCCCAGCAGGTGGAGGAAATGCGGACTCAGATAGCGCGGAATAAAGCGATTGAGAAAGGAGAGGAGGAAAGCCAGGAGGAAGATCTGCATCAACGTTGCAAGAGAGAGGAGGTCAGAACGAGGGAACTGCAAGCCGACGTGGTAGCACTCAAGGAGAAGATCCACGAACTGATGCATAAAGAAGACCAGCTTTCTCAGCTCCAAGTGGACTTCTCCGTCCTGCAGCAGAGGTTCttggaagaagaagagaaagccAGGAACATGAGCACTGAAGTTTTCCATCTCACCAAAGAACTGGAGATGGCGAAGCGTCACAGTCGAGCGCTACGACCCAGCTTGAATGGGAGAAGAATAGTGGACGTGGCGGTGACGTCCACTGGCGTGCAGACAGAAGCGTCATCCTCCGAGCCAGCAGAGGAGGATACCCCGGCTGGCTTTATCAGAAAGTCTGTCCAAGAAGAGAACCACATTATGAACAACCTAAGACAGAAGTGCCTGAAGAAGCCAGCAGAGAAAAGCGGTGCTGTTGAGCGTTCACCTTCATCTGGCAGCGATTTAGGTATCAAGAGATCCTGGATTCCCTGGATGAGGAAAAAGGACAACAGCCCTCAAGAGACCCACCTGGAGAAGCCACTGCACAATGGAGAGAGCTTCTCCTCTGAGCTGACCATGCCCCAGAAGCCAGGCCAGCCTTTACACATCCGAGTGACACCAGATCACCAAAACAACATGGCAACTCTTGAAATCAGAAGCCCGACTGCTGGGGATGTTTTCTCTAGTTCTGCTCCCCTCAGCCCCAATCCATCTCAACCCAAATCCAGAATCACCATCATTCCCACCGGCACTGCTCCGACCCAGCGGAGGAAGTCCCCCGCTGTATCTCAGGGCCCCGAAAGGGCCAAGTCTCCAGTCACTATCACAGCTATATCTAGAGCCAAGTCTCCAGAAACCAGCCGAACCTCCTCCACTAACTCAGGAAGACCCTTGTCCCCTGTCTCCATCATGACAGTGAGCACAGCTGTAGCGTGTGAAGCATCTGCCTCCCCAGAACCTCAGGAGATGACCATGGGCCGAGCTGTGTTCAAGGTTACCCCCGAGAAGCAGATGGTCCCATCGCCTGTACGAAAGGGTCACGGCAACACGAGTATCATCACCACGACTGACGATAACAAGATCCACATTCATCTCGGCAACAACATCACCCCAAAGATGGTAGTCAGGCCGGTGGCTGCTGTCACAGAGAGCAAGGAAATGACCTTATCGACTGGGACAGTTTTGCGCTCGCCTCGTCAAATCACCACCACTGCTACCAGGAGCACGCAGAGCAAAGTGATGAGCAGCATTACAATTTCTCCTGTTACGTCCTCCACTTCCAGAACGACACAAGGCACG ACCGGGCACGATGCCCAGCCACCGCGCTCGGGGCTGACCCGCATCCCAATGTCCAAGAGCCTGAAGACGGGAAAGGCTGCGCTGGGATCCCTGGGGGTGTCCGGTGGAGTGAAACTGGAGTCGCGGGCTGAGAGTCAGTCCATGAGGATAGAAGTTAAGAAATCCAGCGTGAATAGCAGTACTTTACAAAATGGAGGAAAAGCCTGA